The window TAacagaaactatttttattggtttgatttaatttaaatttattgtcttaataattatttataattttaaagtgatattttataatttcaaaataattactttttaaattataaaaactaaataattataTGAATCCGTTTTATTATGAGATAATCTCTTAAAATTGCTTTTTGGATTTCTTATGCAATGGTCAATATGAGACATGGAAAGTAGCTTCCTAGTGCATGCATTTTATTTCCCAAGAAGAGTAAATTAATTTCGTATTTATCCCGCTCTTATGTTAACTAACATACACCAAACACTTTTACTTGTTTTGCATTGAAAAATGAATAGTAATGAAGTGCTCATTTCATTGACAAATGTCATGTAATGCATAAGCATAAGCATAATTAGGTTTTTCATTAcagttttgtttaattaaaagtaAACACGCATATTTATGAATCTTTTTAtgctaaattttatttgaaaatctagaatttaattaaatttattgtctagcaaataaaaatttttaaatttaaaattatgattttataatttaattcatAATGCATGGCATATTGCCGTTTGGGTTTTGCCATTTTATTTTTCCTTGTCTCCTTTTAGAGTTTCCTTCATTTGTTCCCTAATTGTCTCATAAAGAACCACTTAGAAAACTCCGAGTTTTGCGTAGATACAAATTTTGTGCGAACCAAGAAAAAATATGTGATTTTTAAGAAAGTGGGAGAAATATacataatgaaaaattaaggtTATTGTGCAAATGAAAGAATCAAAAACAAAGATTGGTtcataacaaaatcaaatatgTTGCGAgattaatgaaataaactaaaaatatataGCAAAATTCGTAGGGAATACTAGttaatatctataattaatctccaatcaatttaatttataacaattaaatcataatttataataattcaattgaaaaaatattaataatctccATTGgcattatcatttataatatttaagttATCTATcaattatgctatttacaaagTTTCGTTTTCGACCCTTGTTGAGCCTTTTTATAGCctgtttcattttaattataatagaaCCCGTTTACTCAGAATGCCCTCGACTATCATTTAACCTTGTATACTCCAAGGCCCAAGTATTGggacaattaatttttataccCCAACCATTGCTATTTGACTCaaaatatccaaaaaaataatcaGTTGAAAATAATGTGCATAGTATTTAAGGTTGAATATTCCGTATATAGAGTTAAATGATAGTTTGGAAAATTTGAATCAATCAACAAGGagtattttttacaaatttttctttcaagtAATATAAATCATATCTTCCGTTTCTCTTTCATAGCTTGACATTTAGTATTTTATAAGCAGGAAATATATTACCAATTAGTGAAgctattatttcattttttttattatgtttactTCGTTAGGAATTATATttgtaaaaaacaaatataaatccTTAATCCTCCAGATATAATTTTTACGCTATTACCTTGAAAATAAGTTACATGAATCACTTGGTGCGCATTAGGGATGGACACGGGTCTTAGATCAAACACAATCTTAATTTAAGGGTCGTAATCGAAATTGAGTCCATAAAATTAGAGTTTAGGTTCGAATTCACACCTTTAAGATCCAGATTCAACAATAAACGCttttacattaataatttaaaaaattatataaaaattattatgtgtACTTGTTCGTTTGATTTGAAACTTTGTCAGtttatataaattgaaatatagTTGTTACATTTGTACtttaaaaaccaaaaactttgtaaatatttcattttaaaaatttaaacgtTGGAAAATTTCATATATTTGATCTCTCAATTAGTATAACGTATTAAAAAAACCTtgtcaattaaaattatttaaataattttgtacGTATGGACAAaatttgcatatatatatatatatatatatatatatatatatatatatatacatatatacatatatatatacatatatacatatatacatatatatatacatatatacatatatatatacatatatatatatatatatatatatatatatatatatatatatatatatatatatatatatatatattaaataaaaacataaaattagtTTTGAACCCAAATCTCAGTCCCTGGATCCGCTAAACCTATGGATCTGAATTCGAAATTGGGGTCCAATGAAAAAATAAAGTCTGAATCTAAATTTAAGTCTAACTGGATCCAATCCAAATCCGACATATGCTCATACCTACATAGAATcaacttaaaagaaaaaaaaacaccaCTAAACCTTAACGGCTCGTTTGGTAGATGGTAATAAATGTTGGTAATGGGAAAGAAAAACTAGTGCAATTTTGGTTGAAatatctcttggctaccttgatggccatgcttgtctaacttcaatcatctcattttcttcataaaaaattcattccaatgcattaccatcgGGAgaagtggtattaggtggtaatgaaaatttgcaaacaaaataatttctttgtgatcaaagtttcattaccatgggaatgatatgaaacttatgatgaaattttatactatcaatcatttccattaccaccatttactACCACTAACTAAACGGGCTGTACAAATTTACATTAGAAGTAATACTTTATTCCCAAATTGTGTTTATTAATAGCAACATCACGAATGTCCCCTTTTTTAGTTTGAAGgattattagtttattactaATTACCTCATTATATTTTCCTCAACAGATACATGGAGGAACATTACAAGCATCAGAAACTTTTCCTAAAGATCGATATCTCATTGAACTTTCAACATCACCTTCTCAAGTAAATCAAGAAGACAAAACTTCTTCCTTAGACCAGAAAAACACTCCTACATCTTACAACTTTGAGTACATTACCTTTAGGGACCTTATGTTAGATTGCAACTATAAAGGTGGTGGTATTGGAATCACCAATTCTCTAAGAATCAGCATAGACAATTGCTACATAGTCCATTTTACTTCTGAGGGTATTCGAGTCGAAAGTGGGCATGAAACTCTAATCCGATCATCCTATCTCGGCCAACATATCACCGCTGGAAATGATCCTGGCGAGAGAAACTTTTCTGGGACCGGAATTTCCTTACAAGGGAATGACAATGTTGTTAATGATGTTGTGATTTTTTCAGCAAACACGGGTATAATCGTGTCAGGTCAGGCTAACCTTTTATCCGGAGTGCATTGTTATAACAAAGCGACTGGGTTTGGAGGCACGGGTATCTATTTGAAGTTACCTGGTCTAACCCAAACAAGAATAGTGAATTCTTATTTGGATTATACCGGGATCGTCGCAGAAGATCCAGTTCAACTCATAATCTCAAACAACTTTTTCTTAGGAGATGCATTCATTTCTTTGAAGTCAATTAAAGGAGTGGCAAATGGAGTAAATATTGTGGATAATATTTTCTCGGGATCTGGAAATGGAATCGATATCGTGCATTTAGATGGTAAATTCGGAGATGTTGATCAAATTCAAATTGATAGGAACAGTGTGAAAGGGATGAACACTAAAGCGACTATTGCAAAGGTTGCAGTTCAAGGAAATGGGAGCACTTGGACAGCAGACTTTAATGGGATTCTGCTGTTTCCTAATCTCATTAAGCATGTACAATACACATTAAGTACGAGCGGAGATTCTTTCCCTAATTACGCTTTGCGTAATGTGTCGGATAATCGGGTGACAATCGAGTCGAGTGTGGCTGCGCCTACAAGTATTTATGTTATGGTTGATCAAGGATTTGGAGGTTAATTAATTGTATAGTACCAGATTGTATTATCTTTGGTACCAGATGATTCTTCACATTTGTTGGTTGGGTTTGGTTAAGTTGGGGCAATGGGATACAATTAGTCATTGCtaaatttattagttaattacATCATGAGTCATAATTATTCACCAAATCAAGAGTATTAAGCTGTATTTTCCGGTAATTTTCTGTCAAAGAAAAATGAGGTCGAGCCAAAGCTCTTGTTTTAGAAATATTTTACTTGTGTAGTTAAGTGTTATTCTTTGGTGGTTAGGTATCTATCTTGCGATGATGGTTGGAAATACGGACATCATTTGTGAAGCCTGAGGCTTTGACACCAAAATGGCAGCCACCACATCAGTTGTTGGAGCTATTCGTTTCATGTACTTAAGGAAAGATTTCTGCACCTTAATTTCTAACTTCCGCACTCCTCTTCAATTGGTACTGGCGATCAGTGAAGAGACTACATAATATGGGAGTGCACATATAAAGGAAAGTCGTATGGAAATCACTGTCCCAAGTACTCTTAAATGGAGTATTTTCTCAGCATACACCACTGCTGAGAGGTGCTTCTAGGAAATAAACTAGAGATGCGAGtgaataattttacaaaaggaaaataaatttcagatgttttaataaataataattcccCATTTCTCCAAAATGTTCTctcataataaagaaaataattgcAATTCAAGAACAAGAGTTGGGTTAAATGTGAGTTGAGTCTAGCAAAAAGATATATTAAGAATTCACCTGAACAAAAACTTCATAACAAGAAAGCAAAAAACGAGTTTAGGTGAAAGTTATGTCACTCAGTTGCAGGCAGCAAAAACAGTTCATCAAGTACCTTTCACCACCTTGGGTCATAGATTCGATTGTGCTCCCTTGCAACGACGCAGTGGTGCTGTTGTTACAGTGCAAAATGGATAATTCTTCTCAAAATCTCGTGCTTTTTGGGGTCATTGAGCTGCAGAACATTAAATTAGAACCTTaagaaaacattataaaaatatgaatgAAATAGAAAAGGTCTAAGCATGTTTACCTCAGGTTCTGACTTTGGAATCATAAAACTAAAGCTCAATCTTTCGAAGTGTGTTCACGTATGTGTAACTGGAAAAGCATACAAATAGCTTCCTAAACCTgcatatttttttagaaaaaaaaaaaagagaataaagTATCTAATGACACAATGAGATGAAAGTACAACACGACAATCATAATCCAGAATTCTTTTTATCATAATCCAGAATTCTTTTTATCAAACACGTTTTTGTAGGATAGGGAAGGATAATTCAGTAATACAAACTCGTAGAAGCATATACTTCCATAAACTTTAATGTTTGGCATGAAGTACATGACAAATTAGAatagaaataaatataataGTCACATGACAAGCTTTTGAGTTTTGAGTATTGACCTGGAATGGCCGAAAATGTGATGCAGGAGACTCATTTGAAGTTTGTACTAGACGTCGCAAGTCAGCAACTTAATTGCGCTGGATTTGGGATTGTTTACTAATTACCGAGTTAGTTACAAAGTAGttaattttttccttatttttaggggATGGGCCTTAAATCTCTTTGTATATATTGTAGTTAGGCAAGCCCTTAGGagtgataaattgtaatttgaTTAGTGTCAAATACAAGGAGTTTAAGCGGCTCGAATTGCTTTTATCAGGTACATTGCCCAGTAAAAAAATCAGATTCTTTCTCCCACCTGTGCACTTCTTGTTCTTGAAGGATAAGTTTTCCCTCTTTTTTCTGTATTTTCAGCCTTGTGAGATAATAATTGAGCATTacattggtatcagagcatagATCCATGGCTGCTTCACAAGCAGCATGTCTAACAACAAGCACAAGACTTAGTCGCTCTTTGAGAATTCTTTCCAACTCGGGTCAAGGCCGTTTCTCAATCCTTTGAGGAACAGTTGAATGAGGCTATGAGGCTGCTCTGTGATACCCAAAATAGCTTGGCTCATGAACAGGGCAAGATTTCTTCAGAGCAGATAATGGGTCAAGAACATAGGAAATTTCAAGAGGAAATGCGAGCTCCAATGTTGCATTTAACTTCTACAATGAGAGTTGCCAATCTTGCAGTATCAGAGAAGAATCAAGAACTACAAAGAAATGATTCTGTACGATTGGGCACCCCCAATGGAG of the Amaranthus tricolor cultivar Red isolate AtriRed21 chromosome 6, ASM2621246v1, whole genome shotgun sequence genome contains:
- the LOC130814974 gene encoding polygalacturonase QRT3, coding for MLRMKLGSLMTTKVLLLCLNCVIMIELMAHLMVIEVYGAQSIAMNGVGFDDRRNDVVRKMQAIKQSIAAPPSTFISPSPNFPPSLETTPSSREYHVTAYGADPTAKKDSTEALLKVFSDVSESSNGFLINGVRNLGGAQIHLDGGIYLISRPLQFPTSQVGNVLIHGGTLQASETFPKDRYLIELSTSPSQVNQEDKTSSLDQKNTPTSYNFEYITFRDLMLDCNYKGGGIGITNSLRISIDNCYIVHFTSEGIRVESGHETLIRSSYLGQHITAGNDPGERNFSGTGISLQGNDNVVNDVVIFSANTGIIVSGQANLLSGVHCYNKATGFGGTGIYLKLPGLTQTRIVNSYLDYTGIVAEDPVQLIISNNFFLGDAFISLKSIKGVANGVNIVDNIFSGSGNGIDIVHLDGKFGDVDQIQIDRNSVKGMNTKATIAKVAVQGNGSTWTADFNGILLFPNLIKHVQYTLSTSGDSFPNYALRNVSDNRVTIESSVAAPTSIYVMVDQGFGG